In Aegilops tauschii subsp. strangulata cultivar AL8/78 chromosome 3, Aet v6.0, whole genome shotgun sequence, one genomic interval encodes:
- the LOC109751333 gene encoding uncharacterized protein encodes MAEEHHGAGAGFWLPDEFLDDDFFSDEKAAAAAAASAAARSDSDDEEGLGGLSRRVAGLDCGAGDRAIPKAEVMSGSPQSTLCVLQASGEDSPTGGASQVSSPPSSPLEQQPADPWDLLHEAAGQVARLGVDSIPVPVNPPPIHGAGVAPPARKPSPPLLPSPKPVGPYQYPPNNSLAQRQAQVARFHLLKQQQLMKHQREQQLAMAAAMAWGSADVGPLGLSPSAWPPLQKSPHHAPPSAAGMRAVFLTPPGAKRECTGTGVFIPRQAGAPAEPKKKPSCSTVLLPARVVQALNLNVEDLGARPCYPGAFVLDHDALVSRSNAMQASQKREHNANANAAAAAHSPSLAVACEVNLPPEWTY; translated from the exons ATGGCGGAGGAGCACcacggcgccggcgccggctTCTGGCTGCCGGACGAGTTCCTCGACGACGACTTCTTCTCCGACGAGAaggcggcggccgcggcggcggcgtcggcggcggccaggagcgacagcgacgacgaggagggGCTCGGCGGGCTCTCGCGCCGCGTGGCCGGCCTcgactgcggcgccggcgaccgCGCCATTCCCAAG GCGGAGGTGATGTCTGGGTCTCCGCAGTCCACGCTCTGCGTGCTGCAGGCCTCCGGGGAGGACAGCCCCACCGGCGGCGCCTCGCAGGTCAgctcgccgccgtcctcgccgctgGAGCAGCAGCCGGCCGACCCTTGGGACCTGCTGCACGAGGCGGCCGGCCAGGTGGCCCGCCTCGGCGTGGACAGCATCCCCGTGCCTGTCAACCCTCCTCCCATCCATGGCGCCGGCGTCGCGCCGCCGGCGAGGAAGCCCTCTCCGCCGCTGCTTCCGTCCCCAAAGCCCGTCGGCCCTTACCAGTACCCGCCGAACAACTCGCTCGCCCAGCGCCAGGCGCAAGTCGCCCGT TTCCATCTCCTGAAGCAGCAGCAGCTGATGAAGCACCAGAGGGAGCAGCAGCTGGCCATGGCGGCGGCCATGGCGTGGGGCTCCGCCGACGTCGGGCCGCTGGGGCTGAGCCCCTCGGCCTGGCCGCCGCTGCAGAAGTCCCCGCACCACGCCCCACCATCCGCGGCCGGCATGCGCGCCGTTTTCCTGACCCCACCCGGAGCCAAGCGCGAGTGCACCGGCACCGGCGTGTTCATCCCCCGGCAGGCCGGCGCGCCCGCCGAGCCCAAGAAGAAACCAA GCTGCTCCACGGTTCTCCTCCCGGCGCGCGTCGTGCAGGCGCTCAACCTCAACGTCGAGGACCTCGGCGCCCGCCCGTGCTACCCCGGAGCCTTCGTTCTTGATCACG ACGCGCTGGTGAGCCGGAGCAACGCGATGCAGGCGAGCCAGAAGCGAGAGCACAACGCCAACGCcaatgccgccgccgccgcgcactcCCCGTCCCTCGCCGTGGCGTGCGAGGTCAATCTCCCGCCGGAGTGGACGTACTGA